The Streptomyces aurantiacus genome includes a region encoding these proteins:
- a CDS encoding ABC transporter permease, with translation MATVTAPAPRTALPGLLKHPAAGKLLLLAVAAAVLVPLADARWASGAWPNALTVDLSEPLGRASDWIIDNRDSHPLFLYFFGYVSNAVVLSVRAVYLVLLAAGWAGVTAVAALVAWRVAGVRLALGTAVAFLTCGLLGMWVPTMQTLALMVVAVLVSVGLGALLGLAAGLSDRTYRALRPVLDTMQVLPAFAYLLPVVLVFGIGVPAAVLATVVYAAPPMARLTALGLRGADAGVMEAVESLGTTARQRLLTARLPLARKELLLGLNQTIMMALSMAVIASVIGAGGLGDRVYQALASVDVGAALAAGIPIVLLAVVLDRVTCAAGEGLGQSGPRWTGWAYAAVAALAVAVAGRLTGRLDWPETWVVGIAEPVNRAVDWMTDHLYSGVPYVGGTADWAAHFTTWVLDPLRDGLQWLPWWSVLLIVAALAWLIGTWRTALTAVLAMAAIGVLGVWEPSLDTLSQVLAAVAVTLVLGFGTAVAAARSERCERLLRPVLDVFQTMPQFVYLIPVVALFGVGRAPAVAAAVVYALPAVVRITTQGLRQVDPAAMESSRSLGATSWQQLRQVQLPLARPALLLAVNQGVVLVLAVVIIGGLVGGGALGYDVVFGLAQGDLATGLVAGAAIVCLGLMLDRVTQPTDRRTKKGA, from the coding sequence ATGGCCACCGTCACCGCACCCGCTCCCCGGACCGCCCTGCCCGGCCTCCTCAAGCACCCGGCCGCCGGCAAGCTCCTCCTGCTCGCCGTCGCGGCAGCCGTCCTCGTCCCGCTGGCCGACGCCCGCTGGGCGAGCGGCGCCTGGCCCAACGCCCTCACCGTCGACCTCTCCGAACCCCTCGGCAGGGCCAGCGACTGGATCATCGACAACCGTGACAGCCACCCGCTGTTCCTCTACTTCTTCGGATACGTCTCCAACGCGGTCGTCCTCTCCGTACGGGCCGTCTACCTCGTCCTGCTCGCCGCGGGCTGGGCGGGCGTCACGGCCGTGGCCGCGCTCGTGGCCTGGCGGGTCGCCGGAGTGCGGCTGGCGCTCGGCACCGCCGTCGCGTTCCTGACCTGCGGGCTGCTCGGCATGTGGGTCCCCACCATGCAGACGCTCGCACTCATGGTCGTCGCGGTCCTCGTGTCCGTCGGGCTCGGCGCGCTGCTCGGCCTCGCCGCCGGACTCTCCGACCGCACGTACCGCGCGCTGCGCCCCGTGCTGGACACCATGCAGGTGCTCCCGGCCTTCGCGTACCTCCTGCCGGTCGTCCTCGTCTTCGGCATCGGCGTCCCGGCCGCGGTGCTCGCCACCGTCGTGTACGCCGCCCCGCCCATGGCCCGCCTCACCGCGCTCGGACTGCGCGGCGCTGACGCCGGAGTGATGGAGGCCGTCGAGTCCCTGGGCACCACCGCCCGCCAGCGGCTCCTCACGGCCAGGCTGCCGCTCGCCCGCAAGGAACTCCTGCTCGGCCTCAACCAGACGATCATGATGGCCCTCTCGATGGCCGTCATCGCGTCCGTCATCGGCGCGGGCGGCCTCGGAGACCGCGTCTACCAGGCACTCGCCTCGGTCGACGTGGGCGCCGCCCTCGCCGCGGGCATCCCGATCGTGCTGCTCGCCGTGGTCCTCGACCGGGTGACGTGCGCGGCGGGGGAGGGGCTCGGCCAGAGCGGTCCCCGCTGGACCGGCTGGGCCTACGCGGCCGTCGCGGCACTGGCCGTCGCGGTCGCCGGACGCCTGACCGGCCGGCTCGACTGGCCCGAGACCTGGGTCGTGGGCATCGCCGAGCCGGTGAACCGCGCCGTCGACTGGATGACCGACCACCTCTACTCCGGCGTCCCCTACGTGGGCGGCACCGCCGACTGGGCGGCCCACTTCACCACCTGGGTCCTGGACCCGCTGCGCGACGGCCTGCAGTGGCTGCCCTGGTGGTCGGTCCTGCTGATCGTCGCCGCGCTCGCCTGGCTGATCGGCACCTGGCGCACCGCCCTGACCGCGGTCCTCGCGATGGCCGCGATCGGCGTGCTCGGCGTGTGGGAACCCTCCCTCGACACCCTGTCGCAGGTCCTCGCGGCGGTCGCCGTCACGCTCGTCCTCGGCTTCGGCACCGCCGTCGCCGCGGCCAGGAGCGAACGCTGCGAGCGGCTCCTGCGTCCCGTCCTGGACGTCTTCCAGACGATGCCTCAGTTCGTGTACCTCATCCCCGTCGTGGCCCTCTTCGGCGTCGGCCGCGCCCCCGCGGTCGCCGCGGCGGTCGTCTACGCGCTGCCCGCCGTCGTCCGCATCACCACGCAGGGCCTGCGCCAGGTGGACCCGGCGGCCATGGAGTCCTCACGCTCCCTGGGCGCGACGAGCTGGCAGCAACTGCGCCAGGTCCAGCTGCCGTTGGCCCGCCCCGCCCTGCTGCTCGCCGTGAACCAGGGCGTCGTCCTGGTCCTCGCCGTCGTCATCATCGGCGGCCTGGTCGGCGGCGGAGCGCTCGGCTACGACGTCGTGTTCGGGCTCGCCCAGGGCGACCTGGCCACCGGCCTGGTGGCCGGCGCGGCGATCGTCTGCCTCGGCCTGATGCTCGACCGGGTGACCCAGCCGACGGACCGCCGAACGAAGAAGGGAGCCTGA
- a CDS encoding quaternary amine ABC transporter ATP-binding protein encodes MSTSTAPAPTADERTGDEPVFSVDGLWKVFGPKADRIPGDPELTSLTAAELRSRTGCTAAVRDVSFDVRKGEVFVVMGLSGSGKSTLVRCLTRLIEPTAGTIVIDGEDVRAMDKARLRELRRHRAAMVFQHFGLLPHRTVLDNVAYGLEVQGVPKRERREKAQEVVTKVGLEGMEQRRPGQLSGGQQQRVGLARALAVDPEVLLFDEPFSALDPLIRRDMQEEVIRLHSEEGRTMVFITHDLNEALRLGDRIALMRDGRVVQLGTPEEIVGSPADDYVREFVRDVPREQVMTVRRAMRAASAQEAGEGPALSPEATVSQAIEAVARSGQTARVVDRGRCLGVVDSDALLEVVAGTDGQSTGPATEPVSATTGPADPAHRGSPAHAGSPDPAHDGSAGPAREGVA; translated from the coding sequence ATGAGTACGTCCACCGCCCCCGCGCCCACCGCCGACGAACGCACGGGCGACGAGCCCGTCTTCTCCGTCGACGGCCTGTGGAAGGTCTTCGGCCCCAAGGCCGACCGGATCCCCGGCGACCCCGAGCTCACCTCCCTCACCGCCGCCGAACTCCGCTCCCGTACCGGCTGCACGGCCGCAGTCCGGGACGTCAGCTTCGATGTGCGCAAGGGCGAGGTCTTCGTCGTCATGGGCCTGTCCGGCTCGGGCAAGTCCACCCTCGTACGCTGTCTGACCCGGCTCATCGAGCCGACCGCCGGCACGATCGTCATCGACGGCGAGGACGTGCGCGCCATGGACAAGGCCCGGCTGCGCGAACTGCGCCGCCACCGCGCCGCCATGGTCTTCCAGCACTTCGGCCTGCTGCCGCACCGCACCGTGCTCGACAACGTCGCGTACGGCCTGGAGGTCCAGGGCGTGCCGAAGCGCGAGCGCCGGGAGAAGGCACAGGAAGTCGTCACGAAGGTCGGCCTGGAGGGCATGGAACAGCGGCGGCCCGGCCAGCTGTCCGGCGGCCAGCAGCAGCGCGTCGGACTCGCCCGGGCCCTGGCCGTGGACCCCGAAGTCCTGCTGTTCGACGAGCCGTTCAGCGCGCTCGACCCGCTCATCCGGCGCGACATGCAGGAGGAGGTGATCCGGCTGCACAGTGAGGAGGGCCGCACGATGGTCTTCATCACCCACGACCTGAACGAGGCCCTGCGCCTCGGCGACCGGATCGCCCTCATGCGCGACGGCCGCGTCGTCCAGCTCGGCACGCCCGAGGAGATCGTGGGCTCGCCCGCCGACGACTACGTACGCGAGTTCGTCCGGGACGTGCCGCGCGAGCAGGTCATGACGGTACGCAGGGCCATGCGTGCCGCGTCCGCGCAGGAGGCCGGCGAAGGCCCGGCCCTGTCGCCGGAGGCCACGGTCTCGCAGGCCATCGAGGCGGTCGCCCGCTCGGGCCAGACGGCCCGCGTGGTGGACCGGGGCCGCTGCCTCGGAGTCGTGGACTCGGACGCGCTCCTGGAGGTGGTGGCGGGCACGGACGGGCAGTCCACGGGACCGGCCACCGAGCCGGTCTCCGCCACCACCGGACCGGCCGACCCCGCCCACCGCGGATCGCCCGCCCACGCCGGATCGCCCGACCCCGCCCACGACGGATCGGCCGGACCGGCCCGCGAGGGGGTGGCCTGA